A segment of the Amycolatopsis thermophila genome:
ACCGTCGAAGGCCGGCTGGTCGACGCCTCCAACGTGACGCTGTTCTGCCGCGTCGAACTGGACGGGCTGTCCGCGCAGGCGGTGTACAAGCCGGTGTCCGGGGAGCGACCGTTGTGGGACTTCCCGGACGGCACGCTCGCCGGCCGCGAGGTGGCCACCGCCCTGCTCTCGGAGGCGTCCGGGCTGGGCAAGGTGCCGCCGACCGTGCTGCGCGACGGGCCGTTCGGCGAGGGCATGGTGCAGCTGTGGGTGGAGACCGGCGACGACGAGCTGATCGACGTGCGCTCGCCGGAGGACGTGCCCGACGACTGGCGGATCGTGCTGCACGCCCACGACCGGCTCGGTGAGCCCGCGGTGCTCGCGCACGCCGACCACCCGGGCATGCGCGACCTGGCGGTGCTGGACATCATCGCGAACAACACCGACCGCAAGGGCGGGCACATCCTGGCCGGCACGGACGGCACGGTGTACGGCGTGGACCACGGCATCTGCCTGCACGCCGAGCCGAAGTTGCGCACGGTGCTGTGGGGATGGGTGGGCGACCCGCTGCCGGCGGACACGCTGGACAAGCTGCGCGCCCTGCCGGGCCGGATCGAGGGTGAACTGGGCGAGCAGCTGGCCCCGCACCTGACGAAGCTCGAGATCAGCGCCATCGCCGAGCGGGCGGAAATGCTCGTGGCGACCGGAGTGTTCCCCGAGCCGGGCGACGACTGGCGCGCCATCCCCTGGCCGCTGTTCTGACCCGTGACGGGGTCGCGGCCCGGATCCGTGTCCACCTGAGACCGGTCTGGTGTCGTTCCGGAGGAGACGCGGACGCGTGCGCCCGGTCAGACCCCCGCGGGGGTTCGCTGCGTGTCGTAGGCGCGGCGGGCGGCGGCGATGGTGCCGCGGTGCTTCTCCGCCCACGAGGTCAGCCCGACGAGCGTCTGGACCAGCTCGCGGGCGATGCCGGTCAGCGTGTACTCCACGCGCGGCGGCACCGTCGGGTACACGGTGCGCACCAGCAGCCCGTCCCGTTCCAGCTTGCGCAGGGTCAGGGTCAGCATGCGGCGGCTGATGCCCTCGACCTCGCGCTCCAGCTCGGTGAACCGGACCGGCCCGTGGGCGGCGGCGACCAGGATCCCGATGCTCCACTTGCCCGCGACGTGGTCGAGCACCTCGACGATCGGGCACGCCTCGGTGATCGGGGAAACGGTGTCTGCCATGCCGCCATGGTTCCAGTTCGTGCCCCCGGTCACCAGTCGTTCCCCATGGCGCTTCGTGGCATGTGTCACACGGGCACTGCCGGGACCAGGAGGGGTACACGGATGTGCCTCTGGTACACGGAATTGCCTTCTTCCCGGCGCGGTTAGGGGCTCACAGGATGACCCCAGTTACAAATCGTGCCCCTTTGGAGGTCAAGGCCATGTCCGACGATCAGCCGGCAGCACGCTCGCGGTGGCTCGCGCTCGCCGTGCTGTCCGCGCAGACGCTCATGATCGTGCTCGACCAGACCATCGTGAACGTCGCCCTGCCCGCGATCCGCGACGACCTCGGCTTCAGCCCGTCGAGCCTGTCCTGGGTCGTCAACGCCTACGCGATCTCGTTCGGCGGGCTGCTGCTGCTCGCCGGGCGCCTCGGTGACCTGGCCGGGCGCCGCCGGGTCTTCCTCGCCGGGATGGCCGTGTTCACGCTCGCCTCGCTGCTCGCCGGCTTCGCCTGGGACGCCGGAACCCTGATGGCCGCGCGGTTCCTGCAGGGCGCCGGCGGCGCCGCCTCGACCGCGGTCGCGCTGGGGATGGTCGTCCGGCTGTTCCCGGAACCGGCCGGGCGCGCCAAGGCGCTCGGCACGTTCAGCTTCGTGCAGGCCGCGGGCGGGTCCATCGGCAGCACGGCCGGTGGTGTGCTGACGCAGGCGCTGAGCTGGCACTGGATCTTCCTGATCAACCTGCCGATCGGCGTGGTCGCCGGCCTGGTGGCGCTGCGGGTGCTGGAGAACGACCGCGGTCTCGGGTTCGGCGCCGGCGCGGACTGGCTCGGCGCGGCACTCGTCACGGCGGCGTTGATGCTCGGCGTCTACACGATCGTCGGCCTCGACACGCACAGCCTCGCGCCGACGCTGGGAACCGGTGCGGTGTCGCTGGTGCTGCTCGCCGCGTTCCTGGTGCGCCAGCGGCGGGCGCGTGACCCGCTGCTGCCGCTGCGGATCTTCGCCTCGCGCGGGCTGTCCGGGGCGAACCTGACGATGGCGCTGCTGGTGTCGGCGATGTTCGGCTTCCAGTTCCTGGTCGTGCTGTACCTGCGGCAGGTGCTGGGGCTGTCCGCCCAGGCGACCGGCCTGGCGATGGTGCCGATCGCGGCGACGATCGCGGTGGTGTCGCTGGCCGTGTCGCCACGGGTGGCCACCCGCTTCGGCGATTTCCGGGTGCTGCTGGCCGGTCTGCTGCTGATCGGTGGCGGGCTCGCGTGGCTGGCGCGGGTCCCCGCCGATGGCGGATACGCCGCCGACGTCCTCGGCCCGACCCTGGCGATGGGCATCGGGTTCGGCCTGGCGATGCCGGCGCTGATGTCCCTGGGGATGGGTGACGCGCGGCCCGAGGACACCGGCCTGGCGTCGGGGCTGTTCAACACGACGCAACAGGTCGCGGGCGCGCTGGGCCTGTCGGTGCTGGCCGTGCTCGCCGCGACCCGCACCGAGTCGCTCACCCGCGTACCCGCCGGGGAAGCACTCACCTCCGGTTACCGCCTCGCGTTCTGGGTGGGCACCGGGCTGGTCGCCGCCGCGTTCGTGGTCACCGTGCTGGTGCTGCGGCCCGGCGTGGCGGCGCGACGAACCGGGGAACCCGGCGCTACCGTGCCGGATCGTGCGCTCCCACAGCTATGACGACATCCTCGCCGGCCCGCGCAGACGCAAGATCCCCGAGGTCGTGGCGGAGCGCGGGCTGGTGGTCGAGGAACCGGGAAGCGGTTTCTGCGGTGCGGTGGTCCGGTTCGAGCACGGCAACGTGGTCCTGGAGGACCGCCGCGGCAGGCACCGGGTGTTCCCGCTCGAACCCGCCGGGTTCCTGCTCGAGGGCAAGCCGGTGACGCTGGTCCGGCCGAAGGCCGCGCCACCGTCACCGGCTTCGGCGCGGTCGGCCTCCGGATCGGTGAAGGTCGCGGGCCTGCGGGCCCGCACCGCGCGCGACTCGCGCATCTGGGTCGAGGGCAAGCACGACGCCGAACTGGTCGAACGCGTGTGGGGGCACGACCTGCGCGTCGAGGGCGTCGTGGTGGAGCCGCTGGACGGCGTCGACGTGCTGGCCGAGCGCATCGACGAGTTCGGCACCGGCCCGGGGCGGCGGCTGGGCGTGCTGGTCGACCACCTGGTGCCGGGCAGCAAGGAGTCCCGCCTCGTCGAGGCGATCCGCGACGAGCACGTGCTGATCACCGGCCACCCCTACGTCGATGTGTGGCAGGCGGTGAAACCGGCGGCGGTGGGCATCCGCGAGTGGCCGTCGGTGCCGCGCGGCACGCCGTGGAAGGAAGGGATCTGCGCGGCGCTGGGCTGGGGCGAGACCTACGAGGGCTGGCAGCGGGTGCTGTCGGCGGTGAGCAGCTTCCGCGACCTGGAAACACCCCTGATCGGCGCGGTCGAGCGGCTGATCGACTTCGTGACCGACCCGGAAGGCTGAATCCGGCAGGTCACGCTGGGATGACATCGGGTCGTACGCTGGTCGCGACCGGTCACTTTCTGCCACGATGGACACATGACACCGGCGCTCGTCTGGCTGATCGTCGCCATCGTCCTGATGGCCGCCGAAGTGCTGTCCGGCGACTTCTTCCTGCTGATGCTCGGCCTCGGCGCTCTCGTCGGCGCCGGGGCGGCGCTGATCACCGGCAACATCGTCGTCGACGCGATCGTGTTCGCCGTCGCCTCCGGCGCGCTGATCTTCCTCGCCCGGCCCGCGCTCAAGCGCCGGTTCCTGTCCGGGACGGGTCACCGCACCAACACCGAGGCGCTCATCGGCGCCAGGGCCGTGGTCCTGTCCGTTGTGGACGGCCACTCCGGGCGTGTCAAGCTGGCCGGCGACGTGTGGTCGGCACGGTCCATCACCGACGGTCAGCGAATCGAACCCGGCACGGCCGTGACCGTGGTAGAGATAGCGGGCGCCACGGCCGTGGTGGCGCCCGAGCCGTAACCGGACCTCAATACGAGGAGATCGATCTTGGGAACCGCAGCGATCATTGTTGTCGCGGTCATCGCCCTGTTCGTGATCGTGACGATCGCGAAGGCGATCATGGTGGTCCCGCAGGCCCAGGCCGCGGTGATCGAGCGGCTGGGCAGATTCAAGTCGGTCGCCTCGCCCGGCCTGAACTTCCTGGTGCCGTTCCTGGACAAGGTGCGGGCCCGCATCGACCTGCGCGAGCAGGTCGTGTCGTTCCCGCCGCAGCCGGTGATCACCGAGGACAACCTGACGGTGTCGATCGACACCGTCGTCTACTTCCAGGTCACCGATGCGCGGGCGGCGGTGTACGAGATCTCCAACTACATCGTCGGTGTCGAGCAGCTGACCACCACGACCCTGCGCAACGTGGTCGGTGGCATGACGCTGGAGCAGGCGCTGACCTCCCGCGACCAGATCAACAACCAGCTGCGCGGCGTGCTCGACGACGCCACCGGCCGGTGGGGCATCCGCGTGGCGCGGGTCGAGCTCAAGGCGATCGACCCGCCGCCGTCCATCCAGGACTCGATGGAGAAGCAGATGCGCGCCGACCGGGAGAAGCGCGCGATGATCCTCAACGCCGAAGGTCAGCGGGAAGCGCAGATCAAGACGGCCGAGGGCCAGAAGCAGTCGCAGATCCTGGCCGCGGAGGGCGCCAAGCAGGCCACCATCATGGCGGCCGAGGCGGAGCGGCAGTCGCGCATCCTGCGGGCGCAGGGTGAGCGCGCGGCCCGCTACCTGCAGGCGCAGGGGCAGGCCAAGGCGATCGAGAAGGTGTTCGCCGCGGTCAAGGCCGGCAAGCCGACGCCGGAGGTGCTGGCCTACCAGTACCTGCAGACCCTGCCGCAGATGGCGCAGGGCGACGCGAACAAGGTGTGGCTGGTGCCCAGCGACTACGGCAACGCGCTGCAGCAGTTCGCCCGCGCGTTCGCCAAGCAGGACGACGACGGCGTGTTCCGGTACGAGCCGGCGCACACCGACGGCGCCGAGCCGCCCACCCTGGACGACGACGAGGTGGCCAGCTGGTTCGACACCTCCACCGACCCGCGCATCGCCGAGGCGGTGCGCGAGGCCGAGGCGGTGGCCCGCAAGGAGGTGCCGGGGCCGATGGCGCACACGCCGCAGCCGCCGACGCCGCCGGCGACCAGTGCGCTGCGCGGCAGCCCGGTCGCGGA
Coding sequences within it:
- a CDS encoding DUF3097 domain-containing protein, with translation MRSHSYDDILAGPRRRKIPEVVAERGLVVEEPGSGFCGAVVRFEHGNVVLEDRRGRHRVFPLEPAGFLLEGKPVTLVRPKAAPPSPASARSASGSVKVAGLRARTARDSRIWVEGKHDAELVERVWGHDLRVEGVVVEPLDGVDVLAERIDEFGTGPGRRLGVLVDHLVPGSKESRLVEAIRDEHVLITGHPYVDVWQAVKPAAVGIREWPSVPRGTPWKEGICAALGWGETYEGWQRVLSAVSSFRDLETPLIGAVERLIDFVTDPEG
- a CDS encoding NfeD family protein, coding for MTPALVWLIVAIVLMAAEVLSGDFFLLMLGLGALVGAGAALITGNIVVDAIVFAVASGALIFLARPALKRRFLSGTGHRTNTEALIGARAVVLSVVDGHSGRVKLAGDVWSARSITDGQRIEPGTAVTVVEIAGATAVVAPEP
- a CDS encoding SCO1664 family protein — encoded protein: MAPPVGPADPRARELLTRGRLTVEGRLVDASNVTLFCRVELDGLSAQAVYKPVSGERPLWDFPDGTLAGREVATALLSEASGLGKVPPTVLRDGPFGEGMVQLWVETGDDELIDVRSPEDVPDDWRIVLHAHDRLGEPAVLAHADHPGMRDLAVLDIIANNTDRKGGHILAGTDGTVYGVDHGICLHAEPKLRTVLWGWVGDPLPADTLDKLRALPGRIEGELGEQLAPHLTKLEISAIAERAEMLVATGVFPEPGDDWRAIPWPLF
- a CDS encoding MFS transporter, yielding MSDDQPAARSRWLALAVLSAQTLMIVLDQTIVNVALPAIRDDLGFSPSSLSWVVNAYAISFGGLLLLAGRLGDLAGRRRVFLAGMAVFTLASLLAGFAWDAGTLMAARFLQGAGGAASTAVALGMVVRLFPEPAGRAKALGTFSFVQAAGGSIGSTAGGVLTQALSWHWIFLINLPIGVVAGLVALRVLENDRGLGFGAGADWLGAALVTAALMLGVYTIVGLDTHSLAPTLGTGAVSLVLLAAFLVRQRRARDPLLPLRIFASRGLSGANLTMALLVSAMFGFQFLVVLYLRQVLGLSAQATGLAMVPIAATIAVVSLAVSPRVATRFGDFRVLLAGLLLIGGGLAWLARVPADGGYAADVLGPTLAMGIGFGLAMPALMSLGMGDARPEDTGLASGLFNTTQQVAGALGLSVLAVLAATRTESLTRVPAGEALTSGYRLAFWVGTGLVAAAFVVTVLVLRPGVAARRTGEPGATVPDRALPQL
- a CDS encoding winged helix-turn-helix transcriptional regulator is translated as MADTVSPITEACPIVEVLDHVAGKWSIGILVAAAHGPVRFTELEREVEGISRRMLTLTLRKLERDGLLVRTVYPTVPPRVEYTLTGIARELVQTLVGLTSWAEKHRGTIAAARRAYDTQRTPAGV
- a CDS encoding SPFH domain-containing protein, whose protein sequence is MGTAAIIVVAVIALFVIVTIAKAIMVVPQAQAAVIERLGRFKSVASPGLNFLVPFLDKVRARIDLREQVVSFPPQPVITEDNLTVSIDTVVYFQVTDARAAVYEISNYIVGVEQLTTTTLRNVVGGMTLEQALTSRDQINNQLRGVLDDATGRWGIRVARVELKAIDPPPSIQDSMEKQMRADREKRAMILNAEGQREAQIKTAEGQKQSQILAAEGAKQATIMAAEAERQSRILRAQGERAARYLQAQGQAKAIEKVFAAVKAGKPTPEVLAYQYLQTLPQMAQGDANKVWLVPSDYGNALQQFARAFAKQDDDGVFRYEPAHTDGAEPPTLDDDEVASWFDTSTDPRIAEAVREAEAVARKEVPGPMAHTPQPPTPPATSALRGSPVAEEAQETPAAEPPVPPVQPEPPAIPPTAPTQQFPPTAGGQQGQLPTRNPGQHYTNPPRGQYPQQPPPAPPQQ